The following coding sequences are from one Lolium rigidum isolate FL_2022 chromosome 6, APGP_CSIRO_Lrig_0.1, whole genome shotgun sequence window:
- the LOC124661840 gene encoding serine/threonine-protein phosphatase 5-like: protein MGDSSNSNVQMAEELKLKANEAFKANKFSQAVDLYDQAIELNSSNAVYWANRAFAHTKLEEYGSAVQDATKAIEIDPKYSKGYYRRGAAHLAMGKFKEALKDFQQVKRICPNDPDATRKLKECEKAVQKIRFEEAISVGEVERHSIADSLDYHTIEVESQYTGARIDGDIITLDFVKQMLDDFKRQKCIHRRYALQIVLQARDLLRSVPSLVDVNVPDGCHFTVCGDVHGQYFDLLNIFELNGLPSEDNPYLFNGDFVDRGSFSLEIILTLFAFKCLYPTGMHLARGNHESKSMNKIYGFEGEVKSKLSDTFVELFAEVFCCLPLAHVINKKVFVCHGGLFSVDGVKLSDIKAIDRFCEPPEEGLMCEILWSDPQPQAGRGPSKRGVGLSFGADVTKKFLDDNNLDLVVRSHEVKDEGYEIMHDGKLITVFSAPNYCDQMGNKGAFIRFVAPDLKPDIVSFSAVPHPDVKPMAYANNFLRMFQ from the exons ATGGGtgatagttcaaattcaaatGTGCAGATGGCCGAGGAACTCAAACTTAAGGCAAACGAGGCCTTCAAGG CGAACAAGTTTTCTCAGGCTGTAGATCTATATGACCAAGCTATTGAGCTAAATAGTTCCAATGCGGTTTATTGGGCAAATCGCGCATTTGCACATACCAAGCTCGAGGAATATGGAAGTGCGGTCCAGgacgctacaaaagctattgagaTCGATCCCAAATATTCAAAG GGTTATTATAGACGAGGAGCAGCACATCTTGCTATGGGAAAATTCAAGGAAGCCCTGAAAGATTTTCAGCAG GTGAAAAGAATCTGTCCTAACGATCCAGATGCTACAAGAAAGTTGAAAGAGTGTGAGAAAGCTGTCCAGAAAATCCGTTTTGAGGAAGCAATTTCTGTAGGGGAAGTAGAAAGGCACTCTATAGCAGATTCTCTTGATTATCATACAATAG AGGTTGAATCACAGTATACTGGAGCGAGAATTGATGGAGATATAATAACATTAGATTTCGTCAAGCAGATGTTGGATGATTTCAAAAGGCAAAAATGTATACATAGAAG GTACGCACTTCAGATTGTGTTGCAAGCACGGGACTTGCTGCGATCAGTGCCTTCCCTTGTCGATGTGAATGTTCCTGATGGTTGTCATTTTACAGTCTGCGGTGATGTTCATGGCCAG TACTTCGATCTGCTAAATATATTTGAGCTCAATGGGCTTCCTTCTGAAGACAACCCTTACCTTTTCAATGGAGATTTTGTGGACAGAGGATCATTTTCACTCGAAATCATACTTACTCTCTTTGCATTCAAGTGCCTTTATCCAACAG GTATGCATTTAGCAAGAGGAAACCATGAAAGCAAGAGCATGaacaaaatatatggttttgaggGAGAAGTGAAGTCCAAATTGAGCGATACGTTCGTTGAGCTGTTTGCGGAGGTATTTTGTTGCTTGCCTCTTGCTCATGTAATCAACAAGAAGGTCTTTGTATGTCATGGGGGTCTCTTTAGTGTTGATGGAGTGAAGTTATCTGACATCAAGGCCATTGATCGTTTCTGTGAGCCTCCTGAAGAAG GTTTAATGTGTGAAATCCTATGGAGTGACCCTCAGCCTCAGGCTGGGAGAGGCCCAAGCAAACGAGGTGTAGGGCTTTCCTTTGGTGCAGATGTGACAAAGAAGTTTTTGGACGATAACAATCTAG ACCTTGTTGTCCGATCCCATGAAGTGAAGGATGAAGGGTATGAGATCATGCATGATGGAAAGCTCATCACTGTTTTCTCAGCTCCTAATTATTGCGACCAG ATGGGCAACAAAGGTGCATTTATTCGGTTTGTTGCACCAGATTTAAAGCCAGATATTGTCAGTTTCTCGGCAGTG ccacaccctgaTGTTAAGCCGATGGCCTATGCGAACAATTTCCTCCGGATGTTCCAATAG